ATTCTGGTCGCGAAGGCGTTCGACGTGTCCGTGACCGTGCCGGTCATCCTTTGTCGCCCATTCACCGGAGGTTCCGTGAAGGTCAGCGTCGTCATTCCAGCCTTCAACGTGCGGAGCAAGTTGCGCCTGTTGCTGTACACCCTCGCGCACAGCGTGCTCGATCCGGAAGACTCCTTCGAGCTCGTCGTCGCCGACGACGGCTCCACCGACGGTACCGGCGAGATGGTCGCCGAGCTGGCGGGCCGTGACAATCTGACCTACCTCTACCTTCCGCGCACCGATCGGTCGAGCCGGGCAGCCGCCCGTAACGCGGCCATCGCCAAGGCCACCGGGGAGCTCATCGTCATGGTCGACGCCGATACGGTGGTCGGGCCGACCTATCTCGCCGAACACGTCCGTTATCACCGGCTCAGGAATGATCTCGTCGTGATCGGCCCCCGCCCGGACCTCGGAGACGGAGACTTCGACAAGGAGCGCCTCAGCCGCGAGTTCACCTTTGACGCCATGCCCGCCGTCGCCTGGAGTGATCCGCGCGAGCAGGTGCTGGCCGAATTCTCGGGCAACATGAACCGGCTCGCCATCTGCTGGCATCTCCTGTTCACCTGCAACGCCTCGGTGCGCATCGAGCACCTACGCCGGCTCGGTGGTTTCGACGAGGCATTTCTCGGCTGGGGACTTGAGGACACCGACCTGGGGTATCGGCTGCGGCAGGCGGGACTGGCCTTCGCTTTCAACGTCTCGGCCGTGGCCTACCACCAGCGGCGCCGGGGGATAGACGCCGGAATGTACAGCGACTGGGTCCGCAATCTCGCCTACATGATGGCCAAGCATCAAGCGCCCGAAGTGGCGATCCAGTCGATCGTCGGCCTGGCCATGAACCCCGCTGACCGGCGGATCGGCTGGGTGGAGGCGATGCGCTGCTTCGAGTTCGCCGCGCGGGCCCTCGATGGCCGGCTGCCGGTGCCCGTCACCTACCAGCTCGTGGTGGTCGAGGAGGACACGGTCGACGCCGCGACGACGGAGTTGGTGGCCCGCGGTGCGACGAGCGATCTTCTCATCATCGATGAGACCCGCGGCGCCGAGCTGGCCGGCCTGGTCCAGTGCGTGGACACCCCCGGCGAGCTGCTCTACTTCCACCGGCCGTCGGCGACGCAGCGAGCCGAGATCTTCAGCCGCTACCCGGTGGCCGACGGGTGAGTTGAACGTATTTTCATCCGGCTTCGCGGGCCTGAAGGACGAAGATGGCTTTGACGAGTTGACCTGCGCGAAGTGGGCAGCAGCGTAGTTTCTGGAGGATGTGCCAGGTCTTCAACACGGCGTTGGCGCGCTCGCCGGGGCCGCGGAACTTGGCGTGGGAGGAGGCGGGAGGGGTGACCGGATGACGGCCGCCCCCTGTTTATGTTGGTTGTCACGCGGTCAAGGAGGTGAACGCTCCTGCGTGGCGTGAAGCTTTTGCGGCCTTGATCAGGATTAAGGTGACGTTATCCATGTCGCATGGTTGATCTGCGATGTGAGGTCCGCTCCCCCTTCGCGACGAGGTCGAGGAGAGGCCCATGGTCCGTCGGCAAGCCATGATCACCGGATGCGTCCTAGTAGTCACCGCACTCAGCCTGGCAGCGGTTCCAGCCGCCGCCAATCGCCAGACAGCAGACTCCCCGGCCGCTCCACTCGCCCCGGGACCATGGCCGCCGGGCATGATCCAGGCGCTTCAGCGCGACCTCGGGCTCAGCAAGGATCAAGCCGAGATCCGGCTGGTCAACGAGGCCCGCCTGGCACCGATCGAGGCCAAACTCCGCGATAGTCTCGGGGACCGCTTCGGCGGCTCTTGGCTGTCGGGCACCACCGCCCGAAGCTTGGTGGTGGCTACTACCAGTGCCGCCGACATTCCCGCGATCCTCGCTGCGGGCGCCCAGGCTGAGGTCGTCACCCGATCGCTGGCACAGTTGATACCGATCAAGCAGAGTCTCGACGCGGCTCTTCCCGCCCGCCCGCGTGTGGGCAGCGTGCGCTACATCGACGTGCGAAACAACAAGGTCGTGATCTTGTCGGCGGCGCCTGAGCAGGCCGAAGCGATCATCGAGACCGTCGGAGTGAACAAAGACGTGGTCAGCGTGATTCCCTCCTTCGAGATACCACGGCTCCTTGGTGATGTGCGAGGTGGGGACGCCTACTACACCGGCATCACAAGTCGCTGCTCGATCGGGTTCGCCGTAACCAAGGGAGCCCAAAGAGGGTTCGTCAGCGCCGGTCACTGCGGCAAGAAAGGGGCAGCCACCGTCGGCGCCGACCGGACCGCTCAGGGCATCTTCCAGGGATCGGTATTCCCCGGCAGCGACTACGCCTGGATCGCGGTCAACACCAACTGGACGCTCACACCGACGGTAAGTAACGGCGGCGCCGGGATCGACGAATCCGTGCCCGTAGCAGGCGCACGGGCCGCCATCGAGGGCGCCTCGGTCTGCCGGTCCGGCTCCACCACCGACTGGCACTGCGGTCTCATCCAGCAGCGCGACGCCAGCGTCACCTACCCCCAGGGCAACGTCTTCGAGCTGACCCGCACCAGCGTCTGTGCCGAACCCGGCGACTCGGGCGGTTCCTTCATCTCCATCGACCAGGCCCAGGGCGTCACCTCCGGCGGCTCCGGCGACTGCAGCTCCGGTGGCACCACCTACTTCCAGCCGATCGGCGAGATCCTCACCGCCTACGGACTGAAATTGCTGACCGCCACCCGTACACCGCCTACGACCACAAGTGCCCGTTGATCGGCTCTTACGGAGCGGAGCGGCCGGCGCCAATCCGAAGGACCCCGTAGGGGCCGCGTAGCGGTTGGGGCCGGTGGTCGGAGCGGCCTGTCAACGGGTGAACATCAGGGACTTGATCAGTACGTCATCGATTAGACGTACTACCGGTGGCTACGTCATCGCGGAGTCGTAGGCCTGAGGCGGCTGCGCGTAGGCGGTGGGCGGGTTCGTTCGGTGCGGCGGGTGCGTTGTGCGGCGGGGTCCGGCCGTCCGCGCCGGGCGGGCGCGGGACGGGACCGGCGCCCACGCCGCATGCCCGGTCCCGATGTCCGGGCGGCGCGGGCGGGCTGCCCGGCTGGGGCTGAAACTGCGCACGCCACCGCCATCGATCGTTTTATTTCTCCCTGAGGGCCAACATGTCATCGGATTCGGGTGCCGAGCCGAGTATTCCGTGGACGATCGTGAACAGCGGCGGACGCGATAGGGCGACCCGCTCGGCATGCTCGCCGGTGGTCACGGGGACGGGACCCCTCGCGGAGCGGGGGCCGGCTGCTCGGGACGCGGGCCGCCCTTGGGCCAGAGCAGGGAGCCCGGCCTGCGGGCCTCGCGGCGGATCTTCCACACCCCGAGCTTGCAGGTCAGCTCCTTGTACGCCGCGCTGATGCGGCCGCCGACGTAGACGTTCACCGAGGTGTCGTCCTTGCGGGCGAGCTGTCGCATGGCGGCGTGCCGGCCGAGGCTGACGCACGACCCCGTGAGGGCCAGGTTGATCACCGCCGGTTCGGTTCCCGCGATGCGGCTCAGCACGGTGTCGGCGGCCTGTGCCCCGAGCGGCGCGGCGGCCTGGCAGCTCATCCGCAGTGGCCGGCCCGACGGTGCGGCGGCGTCGCCGGCCGCGACGACGCGGTCGTCGTCGACGCTGGTCAGCGTCTCGTCGGTGAGCAGCCGGCCGAGCTCGTCGGTGCGCAGCCCGCTCGCGGCCGCCAACTCCGGCACACCGAAACCGGCCGCCCAGATGGTCAGTGCGCTCGCACGCACCGTACCGTCGGCGAAGACGACCGCGTCCGGCCGGACCTCGGTCACCTCATTGGCCTCGAGCACGGCGACACCGTGCCGGGACAGCCACTTGGCGACGTATCGGCGACCCGGCGCACTCACTGAGGGTGCCAGGATTCCGCCACACACCAGCGTGATCCTGCGTCCTTGTTCGGCCAGTTCGGCGGCCGTCTCGATGCCGGTCAACCCACCGCCGACCACGGTGACCGGAGCGTCGGGAGGCAACTCGTCGAGCCTGGCGCGCAGCCGCTGCGCGGGCTCGAATTCGGCGATGTCGAACGCGAATTCGGCCGCGCCGGGCACCGATGACGGTATCGCCGCGGTGCTGCCGACCGCGTAGATGACGTAGTCGTAGTCCAGCGCGCGGCCCGACGCCAGCCGTACCGTGCGAGCGGCGGTGTCGACGCGTGTGACGTTGTCGACGACCAACCGGATGCCCTCGCCGAGTAGCGTGCCGTAGTCAACCGTGGCCTCGCCGGTGCCGGCCACGAACTGGTGCAGCCGGATGCGATCGACGAACTCCGGGCGGGGATTGACCAGCGTGATGTCGACGTCGGCGCGCATCCGCAGATGGTTGGCCGCGAGCGTTCCGGCGTAACCGCCGCCGATGACGACGACCCTGTGGGGGGTGTGGTGTTCGGGCATGGACATGGAGAGGTTTCCCTTCTCGATCTCAGCGAGGGTGTGAGGCTTGCGACGCGATGGGGGTTCTTCAACACGAAATGGCCGGCGCGGGGACGATTCCGTGTTCCGACACGGGGTTCTCGACGGCGATTCGCATACCCGCCGGGGGCTGCTACCCGCGTGCTGGATGGAGTCTCACCAGTCCGACAACACAGGACCTCGAAATGTGAGGCGACGCGCCAACCTCACAGTTCACTGCGCTGTCTTGTCGAACCGGTAAGGAAGACACGACCAAGGGAGCCGACGACATCATGACCATCCAGTCCGAGCCAGGAGGCGGCCGGCCGGATCCGGGCCTGGCCGAGCTCATGGGCGAGCGGCGTCAGCTGATCAATCTCTCCTACCGGCTCCTCGGCTCCCTGGCCGACGCCGAGGACGTCGTCCAGGAGACCTACGCCCGCTGGTACGCCATGTCCCGGCAACAGCAGGACGTCATCGAATCCCCCGGCGCCTGGCTGACCAAGGTCGCCGGCCGCCTCTGCCTCAACGTGCTCTCCTCGGCACGGGCCCGGCGAGAGACCTACGTGGGCGAGTGGATCCCCGAACCGCTGCCCGAACCTACGGAGTGGATCAGCGGGCGGTCGGACGGCATCACCGTTGACCCTGCCGACCGGGTCACCCTGGACGAGTCGGTCAACATGGCCTTCCTCGTCGTGCTCGACTCGATGACCCCGGCCGAACGCGTCGCGTTCGTCCTGCACGACGTCTTCCGCTACCCCTTCGCCGAGGTGGCCGAGATCGTCGGCCGTACCCCCGCGGCCTGCCGTCAGCTGGCCTCCTCGGCCCGCCGTCGTATTCGCGTGTCGCGGGCTCCCCGGGCTCTGCCATCCCAGCAGGCCGGCATCGTCAGGGACTTCAAGCGAGCCTGGGAGGCCAGGGACATCGACGCCCTCATCGGCCTCCTCGACCCCGACGCCACGGCGATCGCCGACGGCGGTGGCGTCGTCGGCGCCGTGCTTCGCCCGATCGAAGGCGCCGAGCAGATCGCGCGCTCCCTGGTCCATCTTGAGGGCAGGCTCCGCAACCTGACGATCCTGGAGAGTGCGGTCAACGGCCAGCCCGGCCTGATCGCCCAGCACGACGGCGTCACCGTGTCGGTGTACGCGTTCGAGGTCGCAGGCGACCGGATCAAGCACATCTGGGCGGTACGCAACCCCGACAAGCTCCGGCCGTGGACCGGTGGGGCCGCGGCACTCGGAGACCCAGGAACAGCAGGTGACGCCCGAGCGATGGAAGGTGACCTCAGCTAGCACGGACACGCTTGGTTTCGAGCGCGCCCTGCCCGAGGTCAAAGAGTTTCGCCGGTGCCCCCACCCGCGACGGACGGTATCACCGCAGGCCGGTGGCACCACACTCGACGCTCAATGTTCAGGCGCCTCCACAGACTTGCCTGGTGGCGCAGACGGTCTCACACGATCACAGGATGGATGGACAGAAGATGATGAAAGCACTGGAATTGCCGCTGCACATGCGGCGGAACGGTCTCAACCCGGTCGAGGAGCTGGCCCGGGCTCGCGACGGCGAGGGGGTGGTGCAGGTGGCGACGCTGTTCGGCGGGTCCGCGTACCTGGTCTGCCGCCAGGAGGATGTCCGCCAGGTGCTGGCGGATCCGGCCCGGTTCAGCAGCGCCCTCGCGCCGGTCCCGGGGGCTGGTGAGGTGGACGCCGACGAGCTGGCCACGATGCGGGCCGGCCAGCTGATCGGGTTCGACCCGCCCGAGCACACGCGGTTGCGCCGGATGCTCACCCCGGAGTTCACGGTACGGCGGATGCGCAGGCTCGAGCCGCGGATCACCGAGATCGTCCAGGCGGCCCTGGACGATCTGGAGCGGGCCGGTAAGCCGGCCGACCTGGTGGAGCACTTCGCGCTGCCGGTGCCGTCGCTGGTGATCTGCGAACTGCTGGGTGTGCCGTATGCCGACCGCGCCGAGTTCCAGGATCGTTCCGTGCGCCTGCTGGATGTGTCGTTGCCGGTGGAGCAGCTGAACGCGGCGCAGCGGGAGGACCGTGCCTACCTGGCCGGCCTGGTGGCCCGCGCGCAGGCGGATCCGGGTGAGGACATGCTGGGCATGCTGGTGCGCGAGCACGGCGACGATCTCAGTACCGACGAGCTGGTCGGCATCGCGGGACTGCTGCTGCTGGCCGGGCACGAGACGACCTCGAGCATGCTCGGCCTGGGCACCCTGGCCCTGCTGCGGCACCCGGACCAGCTCGCCATGGTCCGCGAGGACCCGGCGCTGGTCGAGCCCGTCGTCGAGGAGCTGTTGCGCTGGCTGTCGATCGTGCAGTTGCTGCCGCCGCGCATGACCACGACGGATGTGGAGATCGCCGGGCAGGCCATCCCCGCGGGCTCGCTCGTGATCTGCTCGCTTCCCGCCGCCAACCGCGACCCTGCCTTCATCGACGATCCCGAGACCCTCGACATCACCCGGGGAGCCGCCGGTCACGCCGCCTTCGGCCACGGTGTGCACCACTGCCTCGGGGCGCCGCTGGCGCGGATGGAGATGCGCATCGCCTTCCCGGCACTGCTGCGCCGCTTTCCCGGTCTCGCCCTGGCCGACCCGGACGAGCAGGCCGACTTCCGGGCCTTCAGCATCGTGTACGGCTTGAACTCGCTGCCGGTGACCTGGTGAAACGCAAGAGGAATCTCATGAACATGCCAGATCGATTTGACGAGGAGGCTGAGATGCAAACTCAAACGACCAAAACGTTCCAGCACGCGAGGGACGAGAAGCCGACCACCGTCGCACGAAGCGGCTGGAACCGGAGCCGGATCCGCCCCATCGCCTTTTGGACCACCACGTTTGTAATCGTCTTCGAGTTGGTTGCCGGATCGGTGTGGAACCTTCTGCCGATCGAATGGGTGGAAGTCCAGTTGCGCCACCTGGGATACCCGCACTACTTCGCCTACATTCTCACCGTGTGGCAGGCCGGTGCGGCCGTCGCGATCATCGCGCCCAGGCTCCCGCTGATCAAGGAATGGGCGTACGCGG
This region of Streptosporangium sp. NBC_01495 genomic DNA includes:
- a CDS encoding S1 family peptidase; protein product: MIQALQRDLGLSKDQAEIRLVNEARLAPIEAKLRDSLGDRFGGSWLSGTTARSLVVATTSAADIPAILAAGAQAEVVTRSLAQLIPIKQSLDAALPARPRVGSVRYIDVRNNKVVILSAAPEQAEAIIETVGVNKDVVSVIPSFEIPRLLGDVRGGDAYYTGITSRCSIGFAVTKGAQRGFVSAGHCGKKGAATVGADRTAQGIFQGSVFPGSDYAWIAVNTNWTLTPTVSNGGAGIDESVPVAGARAAIEGASVCRSGSTTDWHCGLIQQRDASVTYPQGNVFELTRTSVCAEPGDSGGSFISIDQAQGVTSGGSGDCSSGGTTYFQPIGEILTAYGLKLLTATRTPPTTTSAR
- a CDS encoding NAD(P)/FAD-dependent oxidoreductase — translated: MSMPEHHTPHRVVVIGGGYAGTLAANHLRMRADVDITLVNPRPEFVDRIRLHQFVAGTGEATVDYGTLLGEGIRLVVDNVTRVDTAARTVRLASGRALDYDYVIYAVGSTAAIPSSVPGAAEFAFDIAEFEPAQRLRARLDELPPDAPVTVVGGGLTGIETAAELAEQGRRITLVCGGILAPSVSAPGRRYVAKWLSRHGVAVLEANEVTEVRPDAVVFADGTVRASALTIWAAGFGVPELAAASGLRTDELGRLLTDETLTSVDDDRVVAAGDAAAPSGRPLRMSCQAAAPLGAQAADTVLSRIAGTEPAVINLALTGSCVSLGRHAAMRQLARKDDTSVNVYVGGRISAAYKELTCKLGVWKIRREARRPGSLLWPKGGPRPEQPAPAPRGVPSP
- the sigJ gene encoding RNA polymerase sigma factor SigJ — encoded protein: MTIQSEPGGGRPDPGLAELMGERRQLINLSYRLLGSLADAEDVVQETYARWYAMSRQQQDVIESPGAWLTKVAGRLCLNVLSSARARRETYVGEWIPEPLPEPTEWISGRSDGITVDPADRVTLDESVNMAFLVVLDSMTPAERVAFVLHDVFRYPFAEVAEIVGRTPAACRQLASSARRRIRVSRAPRALPSQQAGIVRDFKRAWEARDIDALIGLLDPDATAIADGGGVVGAVLRPIEGAEQIARSLVHLEGRLRNLTILESAVNGQPGLIAQHDGVTVSVYAFEVAGDRIKHIWAVRNPDKLRPWTGGAAALGDPGTAGDARAMEGDLS
- a CDS encoding DoxX family protein: MNMPDRFDEEAEMQTQTTKTFQHARDEKPTTVARSGWNRSRIRPIAFWTTTFVIVFELVAGSVWNLLPIEWVEVQLRHLGYPHYFAYILTVWQAGAAVAIIAPRLPLIKEWAYAGAFFLWSSAVVSHLIVGDGPQTWGVPLVFGTCAIASWVLRPADRRLPATRLRRGRPANAGQNGAGLPETRPRAWVVPIGLLVVLYAVSFLTLPAAEAMTHGWAVENGWIDE
- a CDS encoding glycosyltransferase family 2 protein; protein product: MKVSVVIPAFNVRSKLRLLLYTLAHSVLDPEDSFELVVADDGSTDGTGEMVAELAGRDNLTYLYLPRTDRSSRAAARNAAIAKATGELIVMVDADTVVGPTYLAEHVRYHRLRNDLVVIGPRPDLGDGDFDKERLSREFTFDAMPAVAWSDPREQVLAEFSGNMNRLAICWHLLFTCNASVRIEHLRRLGGFDEAFLGWGLEDTDLGYRLRQAGLAFAFNVSAVAYHQRRRGIDAGMYSDWVRNLAYMMAKHQAPEVAIQSIVGLAMNPADRRIGWVEAMRCFEFAARALDGRLPVPVTYQLVVVEEDTVDAATTELVARGATSDLLIIDETRGAELAGLVQCVDTPGELLYFHRPSATQRAEIFSRYPVADG
- a CDS encoding cytochrome P450, producing MDGQKMMKALELPLHMRRNGLNPVEELARARDGEGVVQVATLFGGSAYLVCRQEDVRQVLADPARFSSALAPVPGAGEVDADELATMRAGQLIGFDPPEHTRLRRMLTPEFTVRRMRRLEPRITEIVQAALDDLERAGKPADLVEHFALPVPSLVICELLGVPYADRAEFQDRSVRLLDVSLPVEQLNAAQREDRAYLAGLVARAQADPGEDMLGMLVREHGDDLSTDELVGIAGLLLLAGHETTSSMLGLGTLALLRHPDQLAMVREDPALVEPVVEELLRWLSIVQLLPPRMTTTDVEIAGQAIPAGSLVICSLPAANRDPAFIDDPETLDITRGAAGHAAFGHGVHHCLGAPLARMEMRIAFPALLRRFPGLALADPDEQADFRAFSIVYGLNSLPVTW